One window of Dysidea avara chromosome 11, odDysAvar1.4, whole genome shotgun sequence genomic DNA carries:
- the LOC136239527 gene encoding probable outer membrane protein pmp6 → MFGVIYLILLCSYPIIQGSAGQINGTVITVSHIGLDTMKCCAKGKCPCSDLALALEQACNNTEIKITSSIDLLHNVQFGSVSNITITGYNNPTVKCDNKGGLVGNHFGSIRIQNVTLDRCNEILIGNFTHVYMTNCHFQNFNNINLTSDWSSSVCIHRTIFTYGSAYIEAASVDIDNSNFHDSTSDGLVMFGNSHRYLIIPITISGCNFTNNSGYSVKCIGYASTIESMPQLKIMSSNFSSNRNSAVYLEFSNVTLSQDLIFYKNVAVDSDGAAISAHSSTITMNGGSFLFDSNVADNNGGAILLNRSSVFVKQGSILFSNNTANNGGAVYIIGYMQLYHGSVFFCNNTAENGGAIYINGYGNVTYIDQTDLAFVDNDASSNGGAVFVDTLEYRKNDQLILYYYDLLMKANCSNSNTASMVDNCAYFNVSSKCILFGN, encoded by the exons ATGTTTGGCGTGATTTATTTAATACTTCTTTGTTCTTACCCAATAATACAAGGATCGGCTGGTCAGATAAATGGGACAGTCATAACTGTCAGTCATATTGGTCTTGATACCATGAAGTGTTGTGCTAAAGGAAAGTGTCCTTGCAGTGATCTTGCTCTAGCTCTAGAACAAGCATGCAATAATACTGAGATCAAGATAACATCTAGCATAGATTTACTTCATAACGTGCAGTTTGGAAGTGTTTCAAATATCACCATCACGGGGTACAATAACCCAACTGTTAAGTGTGATAATAAAGGTGGTTTAGTGGGTAACCATTTTGGCAGCATTAGAATTCAGAATGTCACATTGGACAGATGTAATGAAATTCTGATAGGCAACTTCACACATGTGTATATGACCAACTGCCATTTTCAGAACTTTAACAACATCAATCTTACCTCAGATTGGAGTAGCTCAGTATGTATACATAGAACCATCTTTACCTATGGTAGTGCCTATATTGAAGCAGCATCTGTTGATATTGATAATTCTAACTTTCATGACTCTACATCAGATGGATTGGTTATGTTTGGAAACTCTCACCGGTACTTGATTATCCCAATAACTATTAGTGGCTGTAATTTTACTAACAATTCTGGTTACAGTGTGAAATGCATTGGATATGCTAGTACTATTGAGTCAATGCCACAGCTAAAGATAATGTCTTCCAATTTTAGTAGTAATAGAAATTCTGCAGTTTATCTTGAATTCAGCAATGTAACACTCTCGCAAGATCtcatattttacaaaaatgttGCTGTTGATTCAGATGGTGCAGCTATTAGTGCTCACAGTAGTACAATAACTATGAATGGGGGATCATTTCTGTTTGATAGTAATGTAGCTGATAACAATGGAGGGGCGATTTTATTGAATAGGTCATCTGTGTTTGTGAAGCAGGGATCAATTTTGTTCTCCAACAACACTGCTAACAATGGTGGGGCTGTTTATATAATTGGTTATATGCAACTGTATCATGGGTCAGTTTTTTTCTGCAACAACACCGCTGAAAATGGAGGTGCTATTTATATAAATGGTTACGGAAATGTCACGTATATTGACCAAACAGATTTAGCATTTGTGGACAATGATGCTTCATCAAATGGAGGAGCTGTTTTTGTTGATACATTAGAATATagaaaaaatgatcaattaattcTGTACTACTATGATTTGTTGATGAAGGCAAATTGTTCCAATAGTAACACTGCTAGTATGGTTGATAACTGTGCTTACTTCAATGTCAGTTCCAAG TGTATATTGTTTGGGAATTAA